The following are encoded in a window of Methanobacteriales archaeon HGW-Methanobacteriales-1 genomic DNA:
- a CDS encoding ribonuclease HII, producing MKILGIDEAGRGPVLGPLVVCGAAIPQEKIVILERMGIKDSKKLTPSRRNVLARKIRKMADCHVVKITAQDIDNLRAKDVNLNEIEKIAMIKIIKMAQVDSVIIDSVDVDPARLTRQIKEVVGEEMDVISEHGADDKYIPVAAASIVAKVERDIEIEKLNRQYKKIGGMGSGYPSDPRTKAFLQKFDYDELPDFVRKSWATVEKLKNKK from the coding sequence ATGAAGATTTTAGGAATCGATGAAGCGGGAAGGGGCCCGGTCCTAGGCCCTTTAGTTGTATGTGGTGCAGCCATACCTCAAGAAAAAATAGTTATTTTGGAGAGAATGGGAATAAAAGATTCTAAAAAACTAACACCCTCCCGAAGAAATGTTTTAGCCCGTAAAATCCGGAAAATGGCTGATTGCCATGTTGTTAAAATAACTGCCCAGGATATAGATAATTTACGGGCCAAGGATGTTAATTTAAATGAGATTGAAAAAATTGCCATGATTAAAATCATTAAAATGGCTCAGGTAGATTCTGTTATTATTGATTCGGTAGATGTTGATCCAGCCAGACTTACCCGTCAAATTAAGGAAGTGGTAGGTGAGGAAATGGATGTTATATCCGAGCACGGGGCAGATGATAAATATATTCCCGTGGCAGCGGCATCTATTGTGGCTAAAGTTGAAAGAGACATAGAAATTGAAAAATTAAACCGTCAATACAAAAAAATTGGAGGTATGGGCTCTGGATATCCTAGTGATCCAAGAACAAAGGCTTTTTTACAGAAATTTGACTATGATGAGCTTCCTGATTTTGTTAGAAAATCATGGGCAACTGTAGAAAAACTTAAAAACAAAAAATAG
- a CDS encoding rod shape-determining protein, with the protein MFSFGKKKVEQEDRKKALTSTLGIDLGTLNTVVAKPSGDKFDLYKIPSVVAVKKDDPSYVLAVGEEAKSMLGRTPEDIVAVRPLRKGVIESVAQAEALLVFAMEMGSEEDTTSIDRIVIGIPGDASEVERNAVEEIGRKAGASYVLVISEGLSAAIGAGLPIAEAAGTMVIDIGAGSSDLVVISLGGITDIETIRWGGDDVDDNIVDQVKQKYEVEIGIHEAEKAKIKVGMVHSNADLEIETTSLIGKCMKTNKPKEIEVDSTMVANAAEPIVVKIVEALAAVLERLSPELISGVYNKTVVVGGTSQLKGLKERIFEEVGIPVEISNDPMTVVAKGAAIVAAEPRALEPEVRLKAMK; encoded by the coding sequence ATGTTTTCATTTGGGAAAAAGAAGGTAGAGCAAGAAGATAGAAAGAAAGCCCTTACCAGTACTTTAGGTATTGATTTGGGTACTCTTAACACTGTGGTAGCAAAACCATCTGGTGATAAATTTGACTTATATAAAATTCCTTCAGTCGTAGCAGTTAAAAAGGATGATCCTTCTTATGTGTTAGCTGTGGGTGAAGAAGCAAAGTCTATGCTGGGAAGAACTCCTGAAGACATTGTAGCAGTAAGACCTTTAAGAAAAGGTGTTATTGAGAGTGTTGCACAAGCCGAAGCACTTTTAGTTTTTGCTATGGAAATGGGTTCTGAAGAAGATACGACCAGTATTGATAGGATTGTTATTGGTATTCCTGGTGACGCTTCTGAAGTGGAACGCAATGCTGTTGAAGAAATTGGACGAAAAGCCGGGGCCAGCTATGTTCTTGTAATTAGTGAAGGCCTTTCTGCAGCAATTGGTGCTGGTTTGCCTATTGCTGAAGCTGCAGGAACCATGGTAATTGATATTGGTGCCGGATCCAGTGATTTGGTTGTCATATCTTTGGGTGGAATAACTGATATAGAAACCATTCGCTGGGGTGGGGATGATGTGGATGATAACATCGTAGACCAAGTTAAACAGAAATATGAAGTTGAAATAGGCATTCATGAAGCTGAAAAAGCTAAAATTAAGGTTGGAATGGTTCATTCAAACGCAGATTTAGAAATAGAAACAACCAGCTTAATTGGTAAGTGCATGAAGACTAACAAGCCTAAAGAGATAGAAGTTGATTCAACTATGGTTGCTAATGCTGCGGAGCCAATTGTAGTAAAAATTGTGGAAGCATTGGCTGCTGTTCTGGAAAGGTTATCTCCGGAGTTAATTTCGGGAGTATACAATAAAACAGTTGTTGTTGGAGGAACATCTCAATTAAAAGGCCTTAAAGAACGAATATTTGAAGAAGTGGGAATTCCAGTAGAAATTTCCAATGATCCTATGACTGTAGTGGCCAAAGGAGCGGCTATTGTGGCTGCTGAACCTCGTGCTCTAGAGCCTGAAGTCAGATTAAAAGCAATGAAATAG
- a CDS encoding phosphatidylserine decarboxylase family protein, producing the protein MFVEGTLKKASILLTISVLPFLFGYFLITFFLFSIIAFFMQFFRDPKRKTPSGEDIVVAPADGKILTGKIDRIETLSYEDPLMDLLLEKNEKGVLISTFMSPFDVHVNRVPISGRVINSKYCPGKFKIARKSVLAENEKNLIVIETEYGKVGVIQIAGFVARRIVQYVNIGDYVEIGSKIGMIKFGSRVDLIVPEKNFEIMVKVGERPKAGETVMGRFIKKD; encoded by the coding sequence ATGTTCGTTGAAGGAACTCTCAAAAAGGCAAGTATTCTCCTTACAATTTCCGTTTTACCATTCTTATTTGGTTATTTTTTAATTACATTCTTCTTATTCTCCATAATTGCATTTTTCATGCAGTTTTTCAGAGACCCTAAAAGAAAAACACCTAGTGGTGAAGACATTGTTGTAGCGCCAGCTGATGGGAAAATTTTAACTGGAAAAATAGACCGTATTGAGACTTTATCATATGAAGACCCACTTATGGACTTATTACTTGAAAAAAACGAAAAAGGCGTTCTTATTAGTACATTCATGTCTCCATTTGATGTTCATGTGAATCGAGTTCCGATTTCAGGTAGAGTAATTAATTCCAAATATTGTCCTGGGAAATTTAAGATAGCTAGAAAAAGTGTTCTTGCTGAAAACGAAAAAAATTTAATTGTAATAGAAACTGAGTATGGTAAAGTCGGTGTTATTCAAATTGCAGGATTTGTAGCTAGGCGAATTGTACAATATGTCAATATAGGTGATTATGTAGAAATAGGAAGTAAAATAGGAATGATTAAATTTGGATCACGTGTTGATTTAATTGTCCCTGAAAAAAACTTTGAAATTATGGTTAAAGTTGGTGAAAGGCCAAAAGCTGGTGAAACAGTAATGGGTCGATTTATAAAAAAAGATTAA
- the pssA gene encoding CDP-diacylglycerol--serine O-phosphatidyltransferase, translating into MKDYVSLPDIFSIINASFGFLSIIMAMNGELVIAAQFILLAVIFDSLDGWVARKTNRDDECGFGKNMDSLCDVISFGVAPGIFLYSATLTADIRYINIIVSLLIVICGILRLSRFNVISNIGTTRDKFVGLPIPATALVLSSFYLSGLFTTDVALIIMTLSSLLMISTIEYFKPTSVKTAGIILILILSVCMPQNIQIYLMNIPAKALFILSLIYIIFMPFMALFTNLKSGPHVR; encoded by the coding sequence ATGAAAGATTATGTATCTCTTCCAGATATTTTCTCCATCATAAATGCCTCTTTTGGTTTTTTATCGATAATTATGGCCATGAATGGCGAATTAGTAATTGCAGCACAGTTTATACTACTTGCAGTTATTTTCGATTCCCTCGATGGTTGGGTAGCACGAAAAACAAATAGAGATGATGAGTGTGGATTTGGAAAAAATATGGATTCATTATGTGATGTAATATCCTTTGGTGTTGCGCCGGGAATATTTTTGTATTCGGCCACTTTAACCGCGGATATACGATACATTAATATAATAGTAAGTCTCTTAATAGTTATATGTGGTATTTTGAGGCTCTCTAGGTTCAACGTGATTTCAAATATTGGAACCACCAGAGATAAATTTGTGGGACTTCCCATACCAGCAACTGCATTGGTGCTGTCATCATTTTATCTCAGCGGCCTTTTTACAACTGATGTTGCTCTAATAATAATGACATTATCATCTTTATTAATGATAAGTACCATTGAATATTTTAAGCCAACGAGTGTAAAAACCGCAGGAATAATCTTGATTCTAATACTATCAGTTTGCATGCCTCAAAACATTCAAATTTATCTTATGAATATCCCCGCGAAGGCGTTATTCATCTTAAGTTTGATTTACATCATATTTATGCCGTTTATGGCCTTATTCACAAATCTAAAAAGTGGTCCACATGTTAGATAA